From the genome of Prunus persica cultivar Lovell chromosome G8, Prunus_persica_NCBIv2, whole genome shotgun sequence:
ACTGAAACTctctgcatatatatatatattatactcaCATCGTTGACATCCCCAATTTGTAGAGCGatcctttctttcttaatgTCGGAGTCATAATTTAGTCCCTataatatgaagaaaaaaaaattgcattaaCAAATTACTATAAGAAATAGAAAAGTTATTCTTACccaattgaataaaataataccttgagtgtctatatatatatatactaaccGTAGCATCTTCCATTATGGGATTTGTTCTTTGACCACTTGATAGAGAATCGAATAATGTATCATGTTGTGCAAAAGAGTTTTCTGAGCTTCTACTTTCATCCAATCCCTATATAGCacgaaaaaaaattgcattaacaaattaatatagaaaaaaaaggaattattCTAGTCAAAATGAACAAGACAATGTATATTACTCACTATATCATTCTCACTGTTTGAAATTATCCTCTGAGGACTCCTTTCTACTTCTTGAACACTCGATAATGTTTCATGTCGTCCAAACGAGCTTTCCGTGCTTCCACCTCCATTCAATACCTATTGATGAAAGTAAATTGcattaacaaattaatataaaatatgagaaaGTTTTGCTTCTCAAATTGACAAAGACAATACctatctttatatatatatatatatatatatatatatatatattataatctCGTTCACCTAAgaacttaaaaataaagtcTAGTGAGCACCTATTTAATAAATGCTCTTGGATTAATCCAATGACACATATAATTAGTAGTAAACCCTCATTCATTCTCCATATTTTACCCAAATAAACCCTAATCAttctaatattaaaaaaacaaaaggagaaaaagaaaattagggaATGTGTTGGGGAAGAgaaaggggagagagaaaaaatgttTTGGTGATAGAAATTTACCTTTTCTAGAAaatagagagaagagagagtaaagcatttttaatttaattttcatgtAAGATTTAATCTCATTCATTAAAAGTAGAGCAATCTAATGACTtaaaaattgtgtcaaaatttgcgtataaaaatatgatgtcaCGGATCTGCCCATATATATAGTGCTGCTATTTTTCCACTCACCTGTTCTATTTTCCCATTCACAATTATTCCTAAAACAcccttaaattattaaaataaactaataataaaataacatttaaaaaaataaaaaccctctCTCCTCCCTTCCTAACGCACCCCCTCAGCAACACTAGCTGTGCCACACCCACCCCCCTCCCAAACCTCTTCACCCTCGTCCACCATATAAGATGAGTGGGGAAATAAGATACGTgtgtggaaatagcagcactatatatatatatattatagtatGCTTTTATTGAGacattcttaaattttttttgagggACACCATTAGGGTcttctacaattttttttttttcaacgatccaaatcTTCTATTTTccaagtcttcattcatagatcatccttgcaaaaaatcaagaaaataatttttatttttattttagggacaccctttagggtctcttaagattttttttaacgaTCCAaactgtttatttttcaagtcttcattcatagatcatccttgtaaaaaattaagaaaattaaaaatcattaAGGCATCTAATTGAAACCAACAAAATAGAACATGATGCTTTAAGAAAAGAAGTATAATAATAACCatctaattgagtggtcaaatgatttcggattcaagtgatttttttgtagagatgatctttgagggCATATCTAAAAACTAGACGGTTCAGATCATTGAAATACAATTTGTGGTGAGCCATACAAGGgatcaaataaacttatttgaggaatccctcaaCTGAATATAGAACATTGTACTTACTGTATCATCCTCTGTTTTTGAAATTATCCTTTgatccttttcttcttcttgagtaGTGGATACTGCTTCATGTTGTCCGGTTGCGTTTTCATTGCTTCCCGCTTCATTCAATACCTATAGAGGAGAAAAATAACTGCATTGGCTATGAAAAAGTTTTGCTTGTCAAATTGAACAAGACAATACATATTCTACAGTCTACTCACTGTGTCATAAGTTTTCGAAATTATCCTTGGATCCCTTTCCACTTCTTGAGTACTGGATAATGTCTCATTTCTTCTGGTCGAGTTTTCTGTGCGTTCAGCTTCATTCAATACCTAtagatgaaaaaataaattgcattaacaaattaacataaaaaacGAAAGTAATTTCCTTGTAAAATTGAACAGATAGTACATAtgtgcatatatattatatacatattctACCCACTGTATCATatgtttttgaaattattcTTCGATCACTTTCTATTTCTTGAGTACTGGATGATGTCTCATGTCGTCCAATCGAGTTTTCCATGCTTTCAAGTTCATTCAATATCTGttgatgaaaaagaaattgcattaattacaaaataaaaaagaagttttCTTGTCTAATTGagaaatacaatatatatatatatatatatatatacacacacacgcaTATTGTACTCACTGCAACATTGTCAGTTTCTAGAATTTTTCTTTGATGCCTTCCTACTTCCGGAGTAGCAAGCAAACTTTCAGTGCTTTCCGTTTCATTGTGTCCCTGTAGTATGGAAAACACTAATTGATGaataaataagaataagaaattaaaaagattTCCCTGTAAATGTGTgcgtgtgtatatatatatatatgtatgtatgtgtcATTGCTTACTGTGGTTTCTGTGAGAAAATAGTTaatattgtcgtgaaaatcaTTTCCAAGTATATCTTTATCCATTTCGTTCAGAAAGGAATACACCCAAGCATCTTTGTCTTCTTCAATATCCTCGAGgccattttcttgttttagtgCATTTTTGGTTATTTCCAGGACTTCATGAATAGTTGAGGCAGAAGCTGTTCTGTAACTGTTTAATACAGATTGCCATTGAGCTATACTTTTCCCACATACGAGTAAACCCATAGCTGTAAGAGCTAATGGATTCCCTCGAGCATAGTCTAAGAAACTAGTTGCGAGTTTCCGGTAATCAGGATCATCCGGCAGCCTACTTCTTGGGAAGGCATTAGAACTGAAGACCTCCAAAGCTTCACCAAACTCTAATTTCTTGACCTTGTATGCTAGGTCTACTCGATAATTAACGAGTACATGCTCAAACCTTGTTGTTATGATAATTCTACTGCCAGAAGCAAACCAATTAAATTCTCCGACTAATTTTTCTAATTGGTTATTTTGACTCACATCATCAAGCACTACGAGAACCCTCTTTCGGCGCATCATGTTCTTCATCACTCGGATTCTTCCAACAATACTGTTCACCCCCAATCTTACGTCTCCTAGAATGCTTCTAAGAAGATTATGTTGTAGTTGGAGCAGGCCTTCCGATGTCTTTGAATTCTCTCTAACATTTTCCAAAAAGCAGCAAGCTTCAAACTTATGGGCCACTGAATTATATACAGCTTTAGCAATTGTTGTCTTACCCATTCCACCATCACCCGATATACCTACCATGCGAACATCAGGGTCTCCAATGCCTAAAAGATCGTGCATATCTTGTACGCGAGACTCTATTTCAATTGGATAGTTGGCCTCATATTTCAAATAAGTACGGTTTAATAATTGTGAAATATGTTCATAGACGCGATGAATCAATTGGGATACATGCCTGCCAAACATATTCATAACACGTTAGTCAAATCAAAGTTTGCCGCATATGTTTAAATAAGGCAAAGAACATATAAACCGGCAAAAAAGAGAGTAGAGGATTTGCTAGATTAACAAGCCACTTTTACTTTGAGTAATTATTGTGTGGTACTGTGAAAACAGTAGCTTGATATAACTTTCACGTTATAACGTCAGTTGAgattaaacagaaaaagaagataacccttgctcccaaaaaaaaaaagcaagatAACCCTCAAATGACTAAATGTGGTTAGAAAAATACCCGAAGAGATGGAACCCAGGCAAAACAACTGCTTCCCTAAGAGCTGCCCTCCATCTCAATACCTTCTCTGTATCATCATTGAACTTGCGTTCATGGTTAAATAATGCATCACCAAAATTGTCAGTTTGCTTTCTGACATCTGAGGGGTCCACTTTGTAAAAAATTGGCAAAACAATTTGTTGCTGTGTTTTTTTACATTCAAGGATCTTAACGAGTTCATCCAAGCACCACGGTGAAGATGCATAGTTCtcagagaatataatgatagaaatctttgacttttcaatttccttGAGAAACGTTGGTGATGTTCCATCCCCTGTTCTAAGGTCATCATCCATCAAGGTTTTAATTCCCATCTGTTGCAAATTGCTGCACAAGCGGTTTGTAAAACTGTAGTATGTATCCGCAGGTCTAGAACTGAGAAAGACATCATACTTCCAAGTATTAGTGGTAGCCTACAGAAGAAATTGGTGAAatattcaattaaaatttgaagataTCCAGCAAGAAATGTGCAAAAGAATTCAATCAATCTAAATGAAACTTGTACTATAGCGTAGATTCAAGTCCTGTAAGTCATGTTTCCAaataaaaccccaaaaaactCTTACCGCACTCTCTCCTAgcttcaaagaaaaaactcaaTAGGAGgcatgaagaagaagcatcACTTTCCATTTAGGCCAAATGCGGTGATGGTTTTGACAGTAACGCTTCTTCAATTTGTAGCAGTAGTGTTCATTTAGGCTCATGAAATTTGAgctattttgagttttgtggGCCTTATTTGAGATTATGCTTAAACTCAACTATGCTGACTACTAGTAGTTGGTAAGTCTTGTAAGTCATGTTTCCAATCTATagatttcagattttgtaAACTTTACGAGGCaaaaattgggaaaagaaaagaaaggaacaaATGACATACAAACTTGAAAGAAATTTATAATAGAATCCCACAAACAAAAGCTTTTCAAATAACAATGTACGaaagtaatataaaaaactaTGACATGTCAAAGTTATgtcaatgtgggactcttcGTCAGTTTGATTCTAATCAGATATTAATGTGTATAATGAGGGCCCTCTTTTGTTTGGCTCAAATTGGTTTAAAGTATCTGCCCTGCATAGTGAGTTCATGTGTTTGAATTCCCGgctttcaatattttttgtataaaaataaataaataaataaacatgccATTCTGTGGAAAATACAAGATAGCAAACTAAAATTAATCCTATGTTGTCAACTAAAATCGATGAAAAATATTGTCATATACATATTCAAGCCAATCTATCTACCAATCTCAACTCGTTAGGAAGATAATATCCCCAAAATGATTTgcaataaatttataaaaagttGAAGACTTTTCACCTTTGAGAAACTTGTAGCATCTGGTTGACGTATGATGTCTTCAATTTCCTCCGTCTCCTAGAATGAAAAGTTGATTACTCAACTAAGCAAGGTctttatcaaataaaaataaaggtaTTCCAGATAAATCTATTTTAATGCTGGaattaatatatacatatatatatatatatatattcgtcCCATTTTATGGAGGAAttcttcaaattattttatttgaaaggTACCttactaattttttataaacgatccaaaccgtctattttttttgagttttcattcataaatcatccttgcaacccaaaaaaaaaaaaaaagaaaaaaaaaaaaaaagacaaatagAAAATCATGGCATCTAATTGAGActaacaaaatcaatgaacacggtgcttcaagaaagtacttaaattttaataatttaattgaatggtcaaatgatattagattgaagtgatttttttttgtagagatgatctttgaatgagtatttACAATAGACggtttgaaattttagtactttcttgaagcacaatgttcattgattttgtaggacacaattcgatgtcgaaacggttttcgatttgtctaatttgttgtaaggatgatctatgaatgaagacctaaaaaatagatggtttggatcattggaaaGAAATTGTAGagtaccctaaagggtgtccctcaatagaatatatatatatatataacttactCTGTTTTCTCTCAAATAGGTACGGCTTAGTTGTACTGAAACCTCTTCAGCCATCTTGTGCACAAATTTAGGTTCATCCCTGCCAGTTTAAAAGCAAATGATGAAACATTTCATAAAATGGAATTGAGTTGATCTAAGAAACCTATTTTGTATAAATTGTACTTGATTGCCCGTTAAGACAGCATAGTATCATGTATGGGAGATGAACTTATGGTATGAAAAATATACACGTAATATTTGTTATGTaaagcttttcttttcctaaatAAGTGACGATTGTGGAAAAATCTCTGAACCTTCAATGGGCGTTATGGAAGGCATTGACCAATGGCCACACCGCTTAAGAGGGcaatattctttattttttattagttaAGTTAACTTCCGTTAGATTTAGGGGTTGTTActgaaataaatcaaatctttGTTACCTCATTAGATTTGCTAGAAAATAATGTGGAAACATCACAAATGGGCTAGAAAATATACCCGCGCAAGAAAGACCACCAACACAAATTTGCTGCTTTCACAAGAGCTCTCCTCCATCTCAACACCTTCTCCATATCATCCTTGAATTTGGTTTCATGGCTAGCAAATGCCTCACCAAAACTACCCTCTTGGTTTCTCACATGGGAGGGCATCACCTTGTAGAAAATTGGTACAACAATTTGTTGCTTTGATTCTTTACATTCAAGGATCTTAACGAGTCCCTCCAAGCACCATACGGAAGATGCATAGTTTTCGGAGAAAACAATGATAGAAATCCTTGATCGTTCAATTGCTTGGAGAAAGTCTTGTGATATTTCTTCATCTCCACTTCTAACCTCATCATCTATGTAAGTTATAATTTCCTTCTGAAGCAACTCGCTGTACAAATGCTCAGTAAAACCGTTGCGTGTATCTTCAGCTCTAAAATTGAGAAAGACTTCATATGTAAGTGGATGGGTGAaataagaagaggaagaagaggctCCTGAATTTTTTCTGGTCAAAGAAGAGGCTCCTGAATGAGAGGTGATTGACTGCATATCCGCTAGCTGGATATGTAAAAGAGTTGGGGAGAATGGTTAATCTCTCttgttattatatatatgttaggCAACTTGCTCAAGTATcgtcatttttttttgaagcagTTTCCTGTCACCTTCGACGCCGGAAAGTCAAACCAACGCGATTTGCTAAGAGCATAATTTCCTGGCACTTCAAAGGCGGgcaaaatttggggtttacCCTGTGAAAGAGTTGAAAAAGACATAAGACTGGGGGTCgtttctctgtctctttctttttggcttgATTGTTATGGGTGGCACAAGCCAGTGCGTGTCACCATTGAATTGGTTCCTAAATTCTAACataataatttgaaataattagTGAAATGATGCCCTGCTCCCCAGTCTCCGataatttgaaataattagTAAGGCATTATTcatcaagttttttttcttctgtgatGTTATCAGTCTACTCATATTATAACGATGTTCATTACTACAAAaaacactttgcgcgacaaaataaGTTTGTTGCACAAAGTACAATTTTGTCACGCAAAACTCGTGAATAAAggatttgcgcgacgaacctTATGGTCGCACAAATCTACCTCGTCgcacaaaactttgcgcgacgaaaagtattggtcgcgcaaagttttgcgtgacgaaaaatattggtcgcgcaaagacaaaaaaattttattaaaaaaaaaatcccgcatcccatttttggtacttgcccaaatttttaaagttttgcgcgaTCAATAATAACGTCAcccaaatatttgcgcgacgaaatattttttgtgttttaaaattttttaattaaaataaactaatttaatagtttgctcgacgaaatattttgtcgTGTTaggcttttgattttttttaaaatattaatttaatttaattaatttattcaaattttgactttttaaatttaatttaattgtatatttttttaattactttaatttaaattgacatattcaaaataaacttacatatgaaaaatggtgattaaattatccaataaataaataaatatataatattcaaaatgtacacataaattaacaaagtacaataataaaattctaatacaAATCTATTGTAGTGGTAGTGGCGgaggatatgttttgatagcgtcctaatcctcaactttagccgtcAAAGTCTCGACGGTTccctacccaaaaaaaaaaaacaaatatggtcaaataacaaaaaagaaaaaaaattggcataatctcccctaaaattgttataccacaaatccaatccaaactCCAATCCTCACCCTATACTCAACCTCAAACCCCACACTAACTCAAcactaactccaaaaacacatattgatggaaaaaatttaaaatttagagagaatataccttttggcaagattgagagtgagtgagaatgagagggataagtgagtgtgagagaattagagaagatagtgagagagagatgagagagtgagtgagagtgagagatagtaaaaagagagatgagagagtgagtgagagtgagagataatgagagagtgagtgagagtgagagatagtgaaaagagatatgagagtgagtgagagtgagagatagtgaagagagagatgagagattaagtgagaggagtgagtgtgagagaaagggtgggatttggagagagggaaagagagagagaggagaagtaagagtagagaaagacattgacaaaatggtggaggagttattttggttttaaaaaccgtatcactttgcgcgacgaaaaatatatattggtcgcacAAAGTTTTGCGTGATGAAAAACATTGGATTATTGGTTGCGCAAAgtttgcgtgacgaaaaatACTGGTCGTACAACGTTTTGCCCGACGAAAAGTATTGGTTgtgcaaagtctaaaaaaaaaatttaaatttttttttcccacatctcatttttggtacccgccaaaattttaaagttttgcacggcaaaaaatattggtagagcaaagtctaaaaaaaattaaaattttttttttcccacgtCTCACTTTTGgcacccgcccaaatttttaaagttttgcgcaacgaaaaatattggttgcgcaaagtctaaaaaaaattttaaaataaaaatttcccaCTTCttatttttggtacccgccccaaattttaaagttttgcgcaacaaaaaatattcgaacattggtcgcgcaaagttttgcgtgacgaaaaaaattgttatgaataataaaaattaaaaaatattttattttacaatttaaaatataaataaggttaaagctacttaataaatatgtatactattcaatttcttaagttttatacgtacaaaataaataaatttaaagctacttaataagtatatatattatacacacacacacacaccattcaacaattcaaccgtcaaacttgtttctATGTATttcaagatcgtataccccaaaaaatcgcaaaaaaacaaacattcaaatatctagtaacgggacaaaactttgcgattgttataaataaaaaatcacgatttaacggttattttaactccgattttgatgattttttacagctacacttattgaccctatatgaatacaatgactaaatttgatcttcagtttaaaatatttacactagtagataccacaaaatcttatgttatatttaacaaaagtataaataaactcttaattgttagtgaatatattattttaatggcATACGCATTCaacaaaactagtttcaacgatc
Proteins encoded in this window:
- the LOC18767148 gene encoding uncharacterized protein LOC18767148 — translated: MQSITSHSGASSLTRKNSGASSSSSYFTHPLTYEVFLNFRAEDTRNGFTEHLYSELLQKEIITYIDDEVRSGDEEISQDFLQAIERSRISIIVFSENYASSVWCLEGLVKILECKESKQQIVVPIFYKVMPSHVRNQEGSFGEAFASHETKFKDDMEKVLRWRRALVKAANLCWWSFLRGDEPKFVHKMAEEVSVQLSRTYLRENRATTNTWKYDVFLSSRPADTYYSFTNRLCSNLQQMGIKTLMDDDLRTGDGTSPTFLKEIEKSKISIIIFSENYASSPWCLDELVKILECKKTQQQIVLPIFYKVDPSDVRKQTDNFGDALFNHERKFNDDTEKVLRWRAALREAVVLPGFHLFGHVSQLIHRVYEHISQLLNRTYLKYEANYPIEIESRVQDMHDLLGIGDPDVRMVGISGDGGMGKTTIAKAVYNSVAHKFEACCFLENVRENSKTSEGLLQLQHNLLRSILGDVRLGVNSIVGRIRVMKNMMRRKRVLVVLDDVSQNNQLEKLVGEFNWFASGSRIIITTRFEHVLVNYRVDLAYKVKKLEFGEALEVFSSNAFPRSRLPDDPDYRKLATSFLDYARGNPLALTAMGLLVCGKSIAQWQSVLNSYRTASASTIHEVLEITKNALKQENGLEDIEEDKDAWVYSFLNEMDKDILGNDFHDNINYFLTETTGHNETESTESLLATPEVGRHQRKILETDNVAILNELESMENSIGRHETSSSTQEIESDRRIISKTYDTVLNEAERTENSTRRNETLSSTQEVERDPRIISKTYDTVLNEAGSNENATGQHEAVSTTQEEEKDQRIISKTEDDTVLNGGGSTESSFGRHETLSSVQEVERSPQRIISNSENDIGLDESRSSENSFAQHDTLFDSLSSGQRTNPIMEDATGLNYDSDIKKERIALQIGDVNDGMVPLLSAETWWGTTTKSLFLFVKTAKNFLSKAVSVQWIFLIISFVLEISSAICDQLSSRRKPQYALIGMSLASVALVTCVCELILKFKIEKIVESESPGESSGDIFPHVFGLICAFSQWLSSIARFVCIVMNKQNPFKVNILPVLFLGCWGAVKLTAPTKPAFSSSSP